In one Cloacibacillus porcorum genomic region, the following are encoded:
- a CDS encoding V-type ATP synthase subunit I produces the protein MAVMKMVALTMIGPQSEMEPVARQMVLTGGFQPLPLDILINDRSLRSKLTTETENPYDELVSKISTIWKVAGEVVPDPQPVTITKDFTLSHARMLVEQTSRRLQVWEQRRRVLVEEEELLRATKLFVEALSGTEFGPRELAEGRFAKTFFGYLSNENFQRLMESGEESPIAINELTVSNGNTWALIITVPGYEESTKKLLEAVYFKEFSLKDIAGQLDGEDPLALVEKRIENHQRAIRGLAKAAKDMLREHRADYELLFSQLYTMQRVYDVCKGRGEVSGMFVLSGWIPADTYAEISKTIAEEAPMTTLMVEETQDISYSGIRIPTKLKNNAFFRSFQDIVAMYSLPSYGEIDPSPIVAISFILFFGFMFGDVGHGIMIFLGSMMLVKRGIMRRSLGQVMKMASISSMFFGLMYGSIFGIEGVIPEIWLNPMHDVNKLLAVSIGLGVFMISLGLLLNMIKQYRAKDFGRLLFDGQGLAGLALYWTLCALGMIYITGSPISEFTADLMWGAIGLLILVMIFRDILARYILRQKGDGESPVLNLFEIMHNLMSFVSNTASFVRLAAFALNHVGLSLAVIMLSEMVRSLPGGIVMKGIILIIGNLVIVCLEGLIVFIQTLRLEYYEFFGKFYKGGGSAFKPVGWKKEGGKFSQANAEDL, from the coding sequence ATGGCAGTAATGAAAATGGTCGCTCTGACCATGATCGGACCGCAGTCCGAGATGGAGCCGGTCGCCCGTCAGATGGTTCTGACTGGCGGCTTCCAGCCTCTGCCGCTTGATATACTCATCAACGACAGGTCGCTGCGCTCCAAACTTACGACCGAGACCGAAAATCCATACGACGAGCTGGTCTCAAAGATCTCGACGATATGGAAGGTCGCGGGAGAGGTCGTACCGGATCCGCAGCCGGTCACCATCACGAAAGATTTCACGCTGTCACACGCGCGCATGCTTGTGGAACAGACCTCCAGAAGACTTCAGGTCTGGGAGCAGCGCCGCCGTGTGCTGGTCGAGGAGGAGGAGCTGCTCCGCGCCACCAAGCTCTTCGTCGAGGCGCTCTCAGGGACGGAGTTTGGCCCGCGTGAGCTCGCCGAGGGCCGTTTCGCGAAGACCTTCTTCGGCTACCTCTCCAACGAAAACTTTCAGAGGCTGATGGAGAGCGGCGAAGAATCGCCGATCGCGATCAATGAGCTAACCGTATCAAACGGCAATACCTGGGCCCTGATCATAACCGTACCTGGATATGAGGAATCTACGAAAAAGCTGCTTGAGGCAGTATATTTCAAGGAATTCTCTCTTAAAGACATTGCCGGACAGCTCGACGGGGAGGACCCCCTTGCTTTGGTGGAAAAACGTATCGAAAACCACCAGCGGGCGATCCGCGGACTTGCCAAGGCGGCCAAAGACATGCTTCGCGAGCACCGCGCCGACTACGAACTGCTCTTCTCGCAGCTCTACACGATGCAGAGGGTCTACGACGTATGCAAGGGACGCGGAGAGGTGAGCGGCATGTTCGTCCTCTCGGGATGGATACCGGCGGACACCTACGCAGAGATCAGCAAAACCATCGCGGAAGAGGCGCCGATGACGACGCTGATGGTCGAGGAGACACAGGATATCTCCTACTCCGGCATCCGTATTCCGACAAAGCTCAAGAACAACGCGTTCTTCCGCTCCTTCCAGGATATCGTCGCGATGTACAGCCTTCCCTCCTATGGAGAGATAGACCCGTCGCCGATCGTCGCCATTTCATTCATCCTCTTCTTCGGATTTATGTTTGGAGACGTAGGCCACGGAATAATGATATTCCTCGGTTCGATGATGCTCGTAAAGCGCGGCATCATGCGACGTTCGCTCGGGCAGGTCATGAAGATGGCCTCCATCTCATCGATGTTCTTCGGGCTGATGTACGGAAGTATCTTCGGCATCGAGGGCGTCATCCCCGAGATTTGGCTCAACCCCATGCATGACGTCAACAAACTGCTTGCGGTATCGATCGGCCTCGGCGTATTCATGATAAGCCTCGGCCTGCTGCTGAACATGATAAAGCAATACCGGGCGAAGGACTTTGGACGCCTGCTCTTTGACGGGCAGGGGCTCGCGGGACTCGCGCTCTACTGGACGCTATGCGCCCTGGGCATGATCTACATCACCGGCTCGCCGATATCAGAATTCACGGCGGACCTGATGTGGGGCGCTATCGGGCTGCTCATCCTTGTGATGATCTTCCGTGACATCCTAGCGCGCTACATACTGCGGCAGAAGGGTGACGGAGAATCCCCCGTGCTCAACCTATTTGAGATCATGCACAACCTCATGTCCTTCGTCTCAAATACAGCGTCGTTCGTACGACTGGCGGCCTTTGCGCTTAACCACGTGGGACTTTCGCTTGCGGTAATAATGCTCTCCGAGATGGTTCGTTCGCTGCCCGGAGGCATCGTTATGAAAGGCATAATCCTGATCATCGGCAACTTGGTCATCGTATGCCTCGAAGGACTGATAGTATTCATCCAGACGCTGCGTCTCGAATACTACGAATTCTTCGGGAAATTTTATAAGGGAGGAGGCAGCGCCTTCAAACCTGTTGGCTGGAAAAAAGAGGGAGGCAAATTCTCTCAGGCCAACGCGGAGGATCTGTAA
- a CDS encoding ATP synthase subunit C produces the protein MFGLMLSCGTVVTLMIAGYILQRRGFRGGRKIYATVLGLSTLLVFTGAVLALFSGTSFAAEGAAAVAKEVSVGAGLGFIAAACATGIACLGAGLAVANVGAAALGLVGEKPEMLGTTLIYLGLAEGIAIYGVIISLLIIQRL, from the coding sequence ATGTTTGGATTGATGTTAAGCTGCGGTACTGTGGTAACTCTGATGATAGCCGGATATATCCTCCAGCGTAGGGGCTTCCGCGGCGGCAGGAAAATTTACGCGACAGTGCTGGGACTTTCGACACTGCTTGTCTTTACGGGAGCGGTACTGGCCCTCTTCTCAGGTACGTCATTCGCCGCGGAGGGCGCGGCGGCGGTCGCGAAAGAGGTATCGGTCGGAGCCGGTCTCGGATTCATCGCGGCGGCGTGCGCCACGGGAATCGCCTGCCTCGGAGCGGGACTTGCGGTCGCCAACGTCGGTGCGGCGGCTCTCGGCCTGGTCGGTGAAAAGCCCGAAATGCTCGGTACGACGCTCATCTACCTCGGACTTGCCGAAGGTATCGCCATCTACGGCGTCATCATTTCACTGCTTATAATCCAGCGGCTGTAG
- a CDS encoding V-type ATP synthase subunit F, whose translation MKAYLVSDNHDSLVGMRLAGIEGTLVHTPDETYAAIGNALKMRNLAILAITEKAAAMAEEIIQQLRERGDLPLVVEIPDRFGTKRGPDFLTRYVQEAIGVKM comes from the coding sequence ATGAAGGCCTACCTTGTGAGCGACAACCACGACTCCCTTGTAGGGATGCGTTTGGCCGGAATCGAGGGCACGCTCGTTCACACTCCCGATGAAACATATGCAGCGATAGGAAACGCTCTGAAGATGCGGAATCTCGCCATACTCGCCATCACGGAAAAGGCGGCGGCGATGGCCGAAGAGATAATCCAGCAGCTGCGCGAACGCGGAGACCTGCCGCTCGTAGTCGAGATACCCGACAGATTCGGCACCAAAAGGGGACCTGATTTTCTGACCAGATATGTCCAGGAAGCTATCGGGGTAAAGATGTAG
- a CDS encoding V-type ATP synthase subunit E has protein sequence MMKEVSNEKISNLRDIILDRADSEKKINMAQGRREADDWLAHETEKLQRETNLILQDARKRAEDIRRRQILSAEREKSTETLRLQNRILSDSMGRLQDKLVHLRDRADYSDILTGMCIDAVESLGTKTPLKLRLSAVDLALSVEVITKTLALNHELALTFDPDPAPILGGCWVATADGHRQVNMDWQSITQEMADSLAERLLPLL, from the coding sequence ATGATGAAGGAAGTATCAAACGAAAAGATAAGCAACCTTAGAGATATAATACTGGACCGCGCCGACAGCGAAAAAAAGATCAACATGGCGCAGGGCCGCCGCGAGGCGGACGATTGGCTCGCGCATGAGACGGAGAAACTCCAGCGAGAGACGAACCTCATCCTGCAGGATGCGCGCAAGCGCGCGGAAGATATCCGCCGCCGTCAGATACTCTCCGCGGAGCGTGAAAAATCGACGGAGACCCTGCGTCTGCAGAACAGGATACTTTCAGACTCTATGGGACGCCTTCAGGATAAGCTGGTGCACCTTAGAGACCGCGCAGACTATTCCGACATCCTGACCGGAATGTGCATTGACGCGGTAGAATCACTGGGGACGAAGACACCGCTTAAGCTGAGACTCTCGGCGGTAGACCTTGCCCTTTCCGTGGAGGTCATCACGAAGACGCTCGCTCTCAACCATGAACTTGCCCTCACCTTTGACCCCGATCCGGCCCCGATACTAGGCGGCTGCTGGGTAGCGACGGCTGACGGGCACAGGCAGGTCAATATGGATTGGCAGAGCATCACACAGGAGATGGCTGATTCTCTGGCTGAGCGCCTTCTGCCGCTGCTTTAA
- a CDS encoding V-type ATP synthase subunit A has protein sequence MELKNNAQNSHLGTVEFVNGPVIKANGMRDFGMREVVKVGPHKLMGEIIKMDGDNATIQVYEDTDGLRIYEDVTGTGEPLSIELGPGLIGSFFDGIGRPLDSLLEKEGMYISPGTSVNMIDRERLWDVTPVAKVGDLVSGGMVLATIQETPLLVHKVMTPPDFEGEITWIIPSGKHHAGSDVAKVKDAFGREVPIPMIQRWPVRTPRPYRERLLPNEPFVTGQRVIDGLFPLAKGGTACIPGGFGTGKTVTQHQLAKWGDAQVVIYIGCGERGNEMTDVLEQFPVLEDPRSGRPLMERTILIANTSNMPVAAREASIYTGITIAEYFRDMGYDVAIMADSTSRWAEALRELSGRLEEIPAEEGFPAYLPSRLAEFYERAGRVVTIGGENGSVSVIGAVSPPGGDFTEPVTRHTKRFIRCFWGLDKNLANARHYPAISWTDSYSEYASEVDGWFCTNVDARWGELREEVRNILAEDNKIQQVIKLVGEDVLPDDQRLIAFTAFLIKNGYLQQNSFGSDSYSPPMKGFEILSVILEFHHKSMELVRKDIPISLIKDDESVDAITHLRELAAEDKEGFDQIRRRIDAHLERVAAERTRKLRGGE, from the coding sequence TTGGAACTAAAAAATAACGCACAGAATTCCCATCTTGGGACCGTCGAATTCGTCAACGGCCCCGTCATAAAGGCAAACGGCATGCGCGACTTCGGAATGCGCGAAGTCGTGAAGGTCGGGCCCCATAAGCTGATGGGCGAAATAATAAAGATGGATGGAGACAACGCCACCATCCAGGTCTACGAGGACACTGACGGACTGCGCATCTATGAGGATGTGACCGGCACAGGCGAACCCCTCTCCATTGAGCTTGGACCTGGACTGATAGGCAGCTTCTTTGACGGAATCGGGCGTCCGCTGGACTCGCTGCTCGAAAAAGAGGGTATGTACATATCTCCGGGAACCTCGGTAAACATGATCGACCGTGAACGCCTCTGGGACGTCACTCCCGTAGCCAAAGTCGGGGATCTCGTCTCCGGCGGCATGGTGCTTGCCACCATTCAGGAGACGCCGCTGCTCGTACATAAGGTGATGACGCCGCCGGACTTCGAGGGAGAGATCACTTGGATTATTCCCTCAGGAAAGCATCACGCCGGCAGCGATGTGGCAAAGGTAAAAGACGCCTTCGGACGTGAAGTGCCGATCCCGATGATTCAGCGCTGGCCTGTCCGTACGCCGCGCCCATACAGAGAGCGGCTTCTGCCCAACGAACCCTTCGTAACCGGACAGCGCGTCATAGACGGACTGTTTCCGCTCGCTAAGGGCGGCACCGCCTGTATTCCGGGAGGTTTTGGCACGGGAAAGACCGTTACCCAGCACCAGCTCGCTAAATGGGGCGATGCGCAGGTCGTAATTTACATCGGCTGCGGAGAACGCGGCAACGAGATGACCGACGTTCTCGAACAATTCCCGGTGCTTGAAGATCCGCGTTCCGGCCGTCCGCTGATGGAACGCACAATCCTGATCGCAAACACCTCGAACATGCCGGTTGCGGCGCGCGAGGCCTCCATATACACTGGCATAACGATCGCGGAATACTTCCGCGATATGGGCTACGACGTGGCGATCATGGCTGACTCGACCTCACGCTGGGCGGAGGCTCTGCGCGAGCTCTCCGGACGCCTTGAGGAAATCCCCGCGGAGGAGGGCTTCCCAGCCTACCTGCCAAGCCGCCTCGCCGAGTTCTATGAGCGCGCGGGACGTGTAGTCACGATTGGCGGAGAAAACGGCAGCGTCAGCGTCATCGGCGCAGTATCGCCTCCCGGCGGAGACTTCACGGAGCCGGTAACGCGCCATACAAAACGTTTCATCCGCTGCTTCTGGGGACTTGACAAAAACCTCGCGAACGCGCGCCACTACCCCGCCATTTCGTGGACGGACTCCTACAGCGAGTACGCCTCCGAGGTCGACGGCTGGTTCTGCACAAATGTGGACGCGCGCTGGGGCGAGCTCCGCGAAGAGGTACGCAACATCCTCGCGGAGGACAACAAGATACAGCAGGTCATCAAGCTCGTCGGCGAGGACGTCCTCCCAGACGACCAGCGGCTCATCGCCTTCACGGCCTTCCTGATAAAGAACGGATATCTTCAGCAGAACTCCTTCGGTTCCGACTCGTACTCGCCGCCGATGAAGGGCTTTGAGATACTCTCCGTCATCCTTGAGTTCCACCACAAATCGATGGAGCTGGTCCGCAAAGACATCCCGATCTCGCTGATAAAGGACGACGAGTCGGTCGACGCGATAACCCACCTCAGGGAACTCGCGGCCGAGGACAAAGAGGGCTTCGACCAGATTCGCAGACGTATCGACGCGCACCTTGAGCGCGTCGCCGCGGAACGCACAAGAAAACTAAGGGGTGGTGAATAA
- a CDS encoding V-type ATP synthase subunit B: MAQPEYIGVKDIEGPFILVENVSGVGYGELVDIRDSRGVRRHGQVKSLSEKATLVQVFTGTEELVPNTTKVRFLGKPLEVHLSKYMLGRTFNGLGEPRDGCGEIYGGRRVNINGLPLNPMARQYPRDFIHTGISAIDTLTTLIRGQKLPIFSGNGLPHNQLAVQIATQAKVVGSEEFAVVFAGIGVKHDDAAYFMQELSTRGHSNNIVTFLNLADDPVIERIATPRMALSTAEYLAYELGMHVLVIMTDMTSYCEALRELGVAAGEVPSRKGYPAYLYSDLASLYERAGVVRGREGSVTQIPILTMPNDDITHPIPDLTGFITEGQIVLSRELDAKNIYPPIDILTSLSRLMKDGIGKGYTREDHPSVASQLFASYSRVQEVRSLAGVVGEDELSKTDKSFLAFGRIFEDRFLKQGKEEDREIGYSLDMAWDILGELPTGELTRVSLADIKEHIKKKEQ; this comes from the coding sequence ATGGCGCAGCCCGAATACATAGGCGTAAAAGACATAGAGGGTCCCTTTATCCTCGTAGAAAATGTAAGCGGCGTCGGTTACGGCGAGCTTGTTGACATCCGCGACAGCAGGGGTGTGCGCCGCCACGGACAGGTAAAGTCGCTGAGTGAAAAGGCGACGCTCGTACAGGTCTTCACAGGGACGGAAGAGCTCGTACCGAACACGACAAAGGTTCGTTTCCTCGGCAAACCGCTTGAGGTCCACCTGTCAAAATACATGCTCGGACGCACCTTCAACGGTCTCGGCGAGCCGCGCGACGGCTGCGGCGAGATATATGGAGGCAGGCGCGTAAACATCAACGGTCTGCCGCTGAACCCCATGGCGCGCCAGTACCCGCGCGACTTCATCCACACCGGTATCTCGGCGATCGACACGCTGACGACGCTGATTCGCGGACAGAAGCTGCCGATATTCTCCGGCAACGGTCTGCCGCACAACCAGCTCGCCGTACAGATAGCGACGCAGGCAAAAGTCGTGGGATCCGAAGAGTTCGCCGTCGTCTTCGCCGGAATCGGCGTCAAGCACGACGACGCGGCATACTTCATGCAGGAGCTGTCGACACGCGGCCACTCCAACAACATCGTCACCTTCCTGAACCTCGCCGACGACCCCGTAATCGAACGAATCGCTACGCCGCGCATGGCGCTTTCAACGGCGGAATACCTCGCCTACGAACTTGGAATGCACGTCCTCGTCATCATGACTGACATGACAAGCTACTGCGAAGCGCTGCGCGAACTCGGCGTTGCCGCGGGAGAGGTACCGAGCCGCAAGGGATATCCTGCCTATCTATACAGCGACCTCGCCTCGCTCTACGAGCGCGCGGGAGTCGTCCGCGGACGTGAGGGAAGCGTCACACAGATACCGATCCTTACGATGCCCAACGACGACATCACGCACCCGATTCCAGACCTTACGGGCTTCATCACCGAGGGACAGATAGTTCTTTCGCGTGAACTCGACGCAAAGAACATCTACCCGCCGATAGACATCCTCACCAGCCTCTCGCGTCTGATGAAGGACGGCATCGGCAAAGGCTACACGCGCGAGGATCATCCGAGCGTCGCCAGCCAGCTCTTTGCCTCCTACAGCAGAGTGCAGGAGGTCCGCTCGCTCGCGGGAGTCGTCGGTGAAGACGAACTCTCAAAGACCGACAAATCATTCCTCGCCTTTGGCCGTATCTTTGAGGACCGCTTCCTCAAGCAGGGCAAAGAGGAGGACCGTGAGATCGGCTACTCGCTCGATATGGCCTGGGATATACTCGGAGAGCTGCCTACCGGAGAGCTGACGCGCGTCAGCCTCGCGGATATCAAAGAGCATATAAAGAAAAAAGAGCAGTAA
- a CDS encoding homoserine dehydrogenase has product MINNIALAGCGNVGTALLEILHEKKNELKEKYGFEYKVVLISDLMKGIVMDPEGLDLEKILNELHSRHSFGALAQAAGHFDELLDQSGATVLAECTPTNLKTGEPGLSHLRAALSRGISVTTTNKGPIAVAFDELCQLAEECGAKLSYEGVVMSGTPLIDMMKNGIAGCSVLGLEGILNGTTNFILTKMGEGATYADALAEATALGYAEADPSGDVEGWDAAVKVVILAKILFGKEIDVKDVTRIGITQVTPQQIAEARRGGFTIKLVAGIRFDSFGMHPYVMPKEIAATHPLAAINGATNAITVNTDNLGEITLVGPGAGRRETGQALLSDMIRMSR; this is encoded by the coding sequence ATGATAAATAACATCGCACTGGCCGGCTGCGGCAACGTCGGAACCGCGCTCCTTGAGATACTGCATGAGAAAAAAAACGAACTTAAAGAAAAATACGGCTTTGAATATAAGGTCGTTCTCATCAGCGACCTCATGAAAGGCATCGTCATGGACCCGGAGGGGCTGGACCTAGAGAAGATCCTTAACGAACTCCACAGCAGGCACAGCTTCGGGGCGCTCGCGCAGGCGGCGGGCCATTTCGACGAACTGCTGGACCAGTCCGGCGCGACGGTGCTCGCAGAATGTACCCCTACCAACCTCAAGACGGGGGAGCCCGGCCTCTCCCATCTCAGAGCGGCGCTCTCGCGCGGCATCAGCGTCACCACGACGAACAAAGGGCCGATCGCGGTGGCCTTTGACGAACTGTGCCAGCTTGCCGAGGAGTGCGGCGCAAAGCTCAGCTATGAGGGCGTGGTCATGAGCGGAACGCCGCTCATCGACATGATGAAAAACGGCATCGCGGGCTGCAGCGTGCTGGGCCTTGAGGGAATCCTCAACGGCACAACCAACTTCATCCTCACAAAGATGGGCGAAGGCGCCACCTACGCCGACGCGCTCGCCGAGGCGACGGCGCTCGGTTATGCGGAGGCCGACCCCTCAGGCGACGTCGAGGGCTGGGACGCGGCGGTAAAGGTCGTAATCCTCGCAAAGATCCTCTTTGGCAAGGAGATCGACGTGAAAGATGTCACCCGCATTGGGATCACGCAGGTGACGCCGCAGCAGATCGCAGAGGCGCGGCGCGGCGGCTTCACAATAAAGCTCGTAGCCGGCATCAGGTTTGACAGCTTTGGCATGCACCCCTACGTGATGCCGAAGGAGATCGCCGCGACCCATCCGCTGGCGGCGATAAACGGCGCGACAAACGCCATCACGGTAAACACCGACAACCTCGGAGAGATCACACTGGTAGGCCCCGGCGCCGGACGCCGCGAAACCGGACAGGCGCTCCTCTCCGACATGATAAGGATGAGCAGATAA
- the abc-f gene encoding ribosomal protection-like ABC-F family protein: MSLIKVTDLTFGYAGAANIFENASFNIDTNWKLGLTGRNGRGKTTFLKLLLGCYDYGGTIAANVAFEYFPYDIAKEDADAAAVLRSAAGSCPEWRIAKEMNILGLPAALLGRSFRSLSNGERTKILLAALFLRENSFLLIDEPTNHLDAEGRALVGEYLNKKSGFILVSHDRALLDGCVDHILSINRSSIEVVQGNFSSWQRAAALRERCELTENERLKREMARLESASRRTSEWSERVEKSKRGAKISGVKADKGYIGHKAAKMMKRSKNLEGRQRAAIEEKSKLLRDIEREEPLKMLPLRYHSELLAEAVELSISYGGNTVCEGVCFTIMSGDRVALRGGNGSGKTSIIRLLRGEKLSYRGCLKVGASLKISSVHQDLSALHGSLREYAARLGVDESIFKANLRKLELPRELFERDISTFSAGQRKKTAIAGSLSEQAHLYLWDEPLNYIDVVSRMQIEALLKDCAPTLLFVEHDAAFCANIATKTVAL; this comes from the coding sequence ATGTCTTTAATTAAAGTAACTGATCTTACATTTGGCTATGCGGGCGCGGCGAATATCTTTGAGAATGCCAGCTTCAATATTGATACGAACTGGAAATTGGGGCTCACCGGGAGGAACGGGCGCGGCAAGACGACCTTTCTGAAGCTGCTGCTCGGCTGTTATGATTACGGCGGAACGATCGCCGCGAATGTCGCCTTTGAGTATTTCCCATATGACATCGCAAAAGAAGACGCGGATGCCGCCGCGGTGCTGCGGTCCGCCGCCGGAAGCTGTCCGGAGTGGCGGATAGCGAAAGAGATGAATATTCTCGGCCTGCCCGCCGCCCTCCTGGGGCGCTCTTTCCGGAGTCTCTCAAACGGCGAACGGACGAAGATTTTACTCGCGGCGCTCTTCCTGCGGGAAAACAGCTTTCTGCTGATAGATGAACCGACGAATCATCTTGACGCCGAGGGCAGGGCGCTTGTGGGTGAATATCTCAATAAAAAGAGCGGCTTCATCCTGGTCTCTCACGACCGCGCCCTGCTTGACGGCTGCGTGGACCATATTCTTTCCATCAACAGGAGCTCCATCGAGGTGGTGCAGGGGAACTTTTCCTCGTGGCAGCGGGCGGCTGCGCTGCGGGAGCGCTGCGAGCTGACGGAGAATGAACGGCTGAAAAGGGAGATGGCGCGTCTTGAGTCGGCCTCGCGGCGTACCTCAGAATGGTCTGAACGGGTGGAGAAGAGCAAACGGGGCGCGAAAATTTCCGGCGTCAAGGCCGACAAGGGGTATATCGGCCATAAGGCGGCCAAGATGATGAAGCGCTCAAAGAATCTGGAGGGCAGGCAGAGGGCGGCGATCGAGGAAAAGTCGAAGCTGCTGCGTGATATCGAACGGGAGGAGCCGCTTAAGATGCTGCCGCTGCGTTATCACTCCGAGTTATTGGCGGAGGCGGTGGAGTTAAGCATCTCTTACGGAGGGAATACCGTCTGCGAGGGAGTTTGCTTTACTATCATGAGTGGCGACAGGGTGGCGCTGCGCGGCGGAAACGGATCGGGAAAGACGAGCATTATCCGTCTGCTTCGCGGCGAAAAGCTATCGTATCGGGGGTGTCTCAAGGTTGGAGCTTCGCTGAAGATATCGTCCGTACATCAGGATCTGTCAGCTTTACACGGCAGTCTCCGAGAGTATGCCGCGCGGCTAGGCGTTGACGAGAGTATTTTTAAGGCTAATCTCCGCAAGCTGGAGCTTCCGAGAGAACTTTTTGAGAGGGATATCAGCACCTTCAGCGCTGGACAGAGGAAGAAGACGGCGATCGCCGGCAGCCTCAGCGAACAGGCGCATCTCTACCTATGGGACGAACCGCTCAATTATATCGACGTCGTCTCACGGATGCAGATCGAGGCGCTGTTGAAAGATTGCGCGCCGACACTGCTCTTCGTGGAACATGACGCCGCCTTCTGCGCCAATATCGCAACAAAGACCGTGGCGCTTTAG
- a CDS encoding alanine/glycine:cation symporter family protein encodes MDQLTVLVSKANSFIWGLYCLIPLLCGTGLYFTLRLNFVQIRKFAMAFKYTFGQLTLFGKRADKDGMSSFQALATAIAAQVGTGNLAGAATAIAVGGPGAIFWMWIAAFFGMATIFAEAVLAQVYKEKMPDGSVVGGPAYYISRGLKSKGLAVFFSVAIIMALGFIGNMVQSNSIADAFNNAFGVNRLLIGVIVAAAGGFVFFGGMGRIAAITEKIVPVMAAGYLLGGLYILVTHASHILPAFGMVFEGAFNPAAATGGLIGATMKEAIRYGVARGLFSNEAGMGSTPHAHAVAKVKEPAEQGFVAIMGVFVDTFLVLNMTAFVIFVTGAIDGKTSGIALTQNAFSMGLGSFGLPFVAICMLFFAFSTIIGWYFFGEQNVKFLFGNKALTPYRIAVMAFVILGSTLKLDLVWELADFFNGIMVFPNLIALIGLSKVVSEALNHFDEQGRLKPNAK; translated from the coding sequence ATGGATCAGTTAACGGTACTGGTGTCGAAGGCCAATAGTTTTATTTGGGGCCTTTATTGTCTTATTCCGCTTCTCTGCGGCACGGGGCTTTACTTTACGCTGAGGCTGAATTTTGTCCAGATACGCAAATTTGCCATGGCGTTCAAGTATACCTTTGGGCAGCTGACCCTTTTCGGTAAGCGCGCCGACAAGGACGGTATGAGCTCTTTCCAGGCCCTTGCGACGGCGATCGCCGCGCAGGTCGGTACGGGAAACCTCGCCGGAGCGGCGACGGCGATCGCCGTAGGCGGCCCGGGAGCAATCTTCTGGATGTGGATCGCGGCCTTCTTCGGAATGGCGACGATCTTCGCGGAGGCGGTGCTCGCGCAGGTCTATAAGGAAAAGATGCCTGACGGCAGCGTCGTCGGCGGTCCGGCCTATTACATTTCGCGCGGCCTTAAGAGCAAGGGGCTTGCGGTATTCTTCTCAGTGGCGATCATCATGGCCCTCGGCTTCATCGGCAACATGGTGCAGTCGAACTCCATCGCCGACGCCTTTAACAACGCCTTTGGCGTGAACCGCCTTCTCATCGGCGTCATTGTTGCGGCGGCCGGCGGTTTCGTATTCTTCGGCGGCATGGGCCGTATCGCCGCTATTACGGAAAAGATAGTCCCGGTCATGGCGGCCGGTTATCTCCTCGGCGGCCTTTATATCCTCGTTACCCACGCCTCACATATCCTCCCGGCCTTCGGTATGGTATTTGAGGGCGCCTTCAATCCCGCGGCGGCCACCGGCGGTCTCATCGGCGCTACGATGAAAGAAGCCATCCGTTACGGCGTCGCCCGCGGACTCTTCTCCAACGAAGCCGGTATGGGCTCCACGCCGCACGCGCACGCAGTTGCTAAGGTCAAGGAGCCTGCCGAGCAGGGCTTCGTCGCCATCATGGGCGTATTTGTAGACACCTTCCTCGTCCTCAACATGACGGCCTTCGTAATCTTCGTGACCGGCGCCATCGACGGCAAAACGAGCGGCATTGCGCTTACGCAGAACGCCTTCTCAATGGGACTTGGCTCCTTCGGTCTGCCCTTCGTCGCGATTTGTATGCTCTTCTTCGCCTTCTCGACGATCATCGGCTGGTACTTCTTCGGCGAGCAGAACGTGAAGTTCCTCTTTGGCAATAAGGCGCTTACGCCCTACCGTATCGCGGTCATGGCCTTCGTCATCCTCGGCTCCACGCTCAAACTTGATCTGGTCTGGGAGCTTGCCGACTTCTTCAACGGCATAATGGTCTTCCCGAACCTTATCGCCCTCATCGGCCTCAGCAAGGTCGTGAGCGAGGCGCTCAACCATTTCGACGAACAGGGACGCCTTAAGCCCAACGCAAAATAA
- a CDS encoding VOC family protein, whose amino-acid sequence MKFTFNHFNFNVLDLGRSLAFYEKALGLKEAHRKESENFTLVYLTDGVTSFELELTCLFDRKEPYDLGEVEFHLAMQVKDFEAAHKLHEEMGCICYENNDMGIYFIEDPDGYWIEIVPERR is encoded by the coding sequence ATGAAATTCACATTTAATCATTTTAACTTCAATGTATTAGACCTTGGACGGAGCCTCGCCTTCTACGAAAAGGCGCTGGGGCTTAAGGAGGCGCACCGTAAGGAGAGCGAGAATTTTACGCTCGTCTATCTTACCGACGGCGTTACCTCCTTTGAGCTGGAGCTCACCTGCCTCTTTGACCGCAAAGAGCCCTATGACCTCGGCGAAGTGGAATTTCACCTCGCGATGCAGGTGAAAGACTTCGAGGCGGCGCATAAACTTCACGAAGAGATGGGCTGCATCTGTTATGAGAACAACGATATGGGGATCTATTTTATCGAAGATCCTGACGGATATTGGATTGAAATAGTGCCGGAGAGAAGATAA